TTGGCCGATGCATGCTCATCCCCGAAGACCAAATGCGCGCCGATGAAGGCTGCGAAGAAAATCAGAGCAAACGATCTGCGTACAAACGACGACATTTTCGCAAGTAACGGAATGTGAAGTGGTGTCTGCGCGGCGCGTGTCGGCTATTGCCCTATAGATAAACCCGATGCGGCAACATCTGCGTTTGCAGTGTTGCATGAATTGTTCGCAACAATACTCTGATGCAGGCGATGCATCCAGTTTGCCGAGAACCTGTCTTTGCGTGCTTGATTCAGGGTCGATGTTGTAGCGGGCTCACGGCAGACACGGCATCGGTCGGCGGAATGCGCATATTCCACACAAACGCACACGTGTGGAACATTTCCGATATTTGTCGCGCATCATGATCAAGTGGCTTCGTCAAGGCTAAGCCACGGCTTTGGGCTGAGCGTGGCAACAGCACCTGGCCACGTTATCACCGTCGGAACGTATTGCGCACCTGTAGGCAACCACCGCCGAAATTTCTCGTAGCATGTGCGTATCTGCTTAATCAACGGCGCATGTCTGTGCGGGATTCTCGCAGCCAATGTGACGGATTTCACGCGGAAGCCAGTGTTATCACCATCCACCGCCTTTTCACCGACTAGTACATAAGACATAATCGCACGACGCTGTGCTCTGTAGTCGCCTCGCACTCGTCGCCCCTCGACTCTGCCGTGATAGACAACGCAACATCGTCGACTCCCTCCCTGATGACGAATGAGACACAACCGGGCACAGGGATATGACGCACTCCTTCATTAACATGCTCCCTAACCAACTCGCATGGGTTGTTGGAGAGGCGATTCACCCTGAGATCGTGATAGACATGAGACGTGCAGTAAAAGGGCTTTACGATGCATGGGAGGCATCAAACACAAATGCCGAGCATCCGGACGTATTAAGAACCTGAAGGCAGACACCACTCAGAGCATATCTAAACCAGGAAATATTAAATCGATGTGACACTTTCGTCAGTAGACCTCATCGATATGGGTCGTTTACGTAAATTAATGTACGTGTTGAAATCGACGGCGCGGAGTGAAAGTTAGCCGGCTGCTCGAGCGTGCAATGTCAAAGCACACTGCTCACAACTAGCCATACGACACACCTATTCAAATCTAATTGCACAGCCGACGTGTTTGTACGCTTCATACCTAAAACCCGTAGTTTACGGGACCACCTTCACGATCACCTCCTTGAAGCAAACCATCTTGGGGCCACGGAACGGCGATCCGTAAGCGAACACTATATGATATTTGCCCTCCGTGATTGTTGGTGTTATGGTTAGAATTGCCTTCGAATTTTCTGGCTGTCCTACAGATGTTTTGGACGTAGAAACACCCTTGTCGCCTTCTGACATGGCGGCATCAACAGGAGTTCTCTTGACATTCTGCTCTACGAAAGGATCCATCTGTATTCCATGGACGCACTGTCTGTACATCATGGAATGCTCCATGAACTCTTTGGTCAGGATATCGTCGAAGTATTTTTGATGCCGTCCTTTAACCTCCCTGTGTTCGTCATCGTTGAAAATTCCCACGCACATCCACTGGTAACCAGTGGATATCTGACTCAATGCAGCAACGGTGTATACAAGAGGTTCGTCCACCTTACTTTTGTGCACCGTAATTACAAACGGTTCACGATCTACATTGTCGTTAAACGTTCCAAGATCGATGTAGTGGTTTCCGCATTCTCTGTATAGCAATGAATGGGCATTAGGAGCGAACTAACGTGACAAAAGCAAATCCTGCATCCTTAGGGCAGTGTGCCGGCATCATCATTTTCGGTCCATGAGATGCTGCTGCTTTAGCATCCCAAAAAACCGAAAGAGCACCGATGTAGGCGCAATGTAAAATGACGGCAAACAAACTAAAAGCAAACGACGACATTCAAGTAAAACACGGGTTGTGATGTATTTTCCGCGTGGCGCGTGTTCGTTACAGCAGTACACACTATACCTTGCCACAGCTCACCCAGATACTATGCCGCATGAATTGTTCGCAACAATACTCTGATGCAGGCGATGCATCCAGTTTGCCGAGAACCTGTCTTTGCGTGCTTGATTCAGGGTCGATGTTGTAGCGGGCTCACGGCAGACACGGCATCGGTCGGCGGAATGCGCATATTCCACACAAACGCACACGTGTGGAACATTTCCGATATTTGTCGCGCATCATGATCAAGTGGCTTCGTCAAGGCTAAGCCACGGCTTTGGGCTGAGCGTGGCAACAGCACCTGGCCACGTTATCACCGTCGGAACGTATTGCGCACCTGTAGGCAACCACCGCCGAAATTTCTCGTAGCATGTGCGTATCTGCTTAATCAACGGCGCATGTCTGTGCGGGATTCTCGCAGCCAATGTGACGGATTTCGCGCGGATGCGAGTGTTATCACCATCCACCGCCTTTTCACCGACTAGTACATAAGACATAGTCGCACGACGCGTTGAGCCATTTTTGGTTTGTATGTTTAAGTAGTGCTTCTCAGATGTATGCCTCGGCCTGACCCTTGTCTTGATCACCATACAAGTCTTCCGCACTAACTCAGTTCACCATTGCGATTTACACATAGGCCCTATAGGAGTCCTGGCGATCATGAAGCGCACTCTAGACGAAGGCAACTCCGCGGCCAATATTAACCAAATGTCGTACGTTGGCATACGTCGCAACCATCATTACCCAGGCAATCCCAAAAACCAGAGACGCAGGCCGTGCTGCCATACATCCATGAGTTCGACGAAGGTAACAGCGAAACACACGACTAGTAGTCAAATTATGCAGTGCAGAAGCAGCTACTCGACATAGACGAGGAGTGTGCGAATCGTCAGATTGAAATTCAACGCGAGTATGATCGGAAGAAGCAGCCTCATTTCAAAAGACGTCAGGCATGTGTTATCTATGACTTATTCAACGGTGTGCAGGAGATCATCAACAAAATCCCCGGATTCTGGGCGAGGGCCATCCTACACCACCCTGCTCTCAGCTACCTCACTACCGCCGATATGCCCGTACTCGAACTGCTTGAGAAGGTGGAATTGGATGACAACATCGATAACAATGGCTCCTATAAGGTCACACTGACGTTCGGCGAGGGCGCACGCGAATATATGGAACCGCTGGTGCTGACTAAGCACGTTCGGTTTTCCGATAACAAGGAAGATGTCGTGGAATGCACGGAAATTCATTGGAGACCAGGCATGGTAGGAAGCGCAGCACGTGCCGCCAATGTTTCGCAGAACCCCATCGATGTCGCAATTAAAGCGCGATCTGACGAACGCTGCATCGATTGGTCGCTGTTCGAATGGTGGGTTACAAGCTAATGTCTGTACAATCAATTAAGGTTCACCAAAGACGAATGGATAAATAGGCCAGATTTTGGTGAGATTTTGCGCCGTGAGTTATGGCACGCCCCGCTCGCGTACTACTTGGACACCGTATCGGTAGACTTTGTCGACGACGAGTATGACATGCTCGAAGAAGACGACGACTGACTTGCCACTGCAATTAACACGTATTGACTTCAGCCTTGGTCGGCATTTAGTAGAGCTGAGTGCAGTTTTCCATTTCTGTGCGCGGTGCTGCCTCCGAAGCACGCGGCGTAATCCAAAACGGCACTCCGAGCGGCGATGACCGGTGCATCTACGGTAGAAGCGGCACGCTGACCACCGGCCTGGTGGACACAATGCGCAATACGCTGCATGTGTTTGCCAATACGTCGCTGGAGCATTGATGCGTCGTCCAGCACTACCAAGTGACGGTCCGCGAGTGACAGCGCAAGCTCCAGTCTCTGGGCAGTGCTGTGGCGCAATTTAGTCGTACAACATGTGCGGTTCAACACAGATGCCCCTCTTATAGTTACCGACGCGTCTTCTCGATGCCGCTTGATGCACATCGCCACATGCGCAGCATCTCCATCCGATAcgctggccgtggcggtggCGCACAGCATGTTAAGCAATGGTGTTATATCTAGCACGGTATGACGACTAGCGAGCAGATAGGAGATGCGCTGCAGGGCCATCTCGTCCAGTGATTCACACCTTAGCGACAGGCAATCCACACACTGCCGAAGGTTCATGCTCGCACAACGGCCGCAGACATCGCCGGTAACACACAAATCCAGAACGCCTCCTAGCGCCACgtggctgcgcagcactgATAACAGCTGGTCGTGGTTCAAGTTGCGGACGACCACTGGCAATACCCTGGCCAATGCAGGCACCAACAACGCCAGTACGACGCTGTGCTCTGTAGTCGCCTCGCACTCGTCGCCCCTCGACTCTGCCGTGATAGACAACGCAGCACCATCGACTCTCTCCCTGATGACGAATGAGACACAACCGGGCACAGGGATATGACGCACTCCTTCATTAACATGCTCCCTAACCAACTCGCATGGGTTGTTGGAGAGGCGATTCACCCTGATATCGTCATAGACATGGGACGTGCAGTAAAAGGGCTTTACGATGCATGGGAGGTATCAAACACACATGCCGAGCATCCGGGCGTATTAAGAACCTGAAGGCAGACACCACTCAGAGCATATCTAAACCAGGAAATATTAAATCGATGTGACACTTTCGTCAGTAGACCTCATCGATATGGGTCGTTTACGTAAATTAATGTACGTGTTGAAATCGACGGCGCGGAGTGAAAGTTAGCCGGCTGCTCGAGCGTGCAATGTCAAAGCACACTGCTCACAACTAGCCATACGACACACCTATTCAAATCTAATTGCACAGCCGACGTGTTTGTACGCTTCATACCTAAAACCCGTAGTTTACGGCAGTACCTTCACGATCACTTCCTTGAAGCAAACCATCTTGGGGCCACCGAAGGGATTTCCATATGCGAAATCCAGGTAGTATTTGCCTTCCATGGCGTCTGGGTGGATAATGATGCTGCCTTTCGATACTTCTATCCTATTTTCAGAGGTGAACTCGGGCGGGATATTGACCTCTTTGCCGTCTTGAGTGGTGTCAACATGTGTTAATGCCTCGGACTGAACACGTGCCTCATCGCGGACTAAACGGCGCATGTCATCGTTTATACTTGTGACATCTCTGGGTGCGAAAGCAAGCGTTTCGATGCCATGTGCAGAAACTCCGACCCTTATGGTCCGCTTCATGAACATCTCTGTCAAAATATTTTTGTAGTATTTTTGATGATGTCCTTTAACTTCCTTGTGTTCTTCCTCGTTCAAGATTCCAATGCTCATCCACTCGTTACCAGTAcctacatcgctcagcGCGGTAACTGCGTATACCCGACGTTCTTTGAGGTTGCTCTTGTGCACTGTGATCACCAGGGGCTTACGATCCAGACCGTCGTATGTTCCTAGATGAATATGGCGCCTATCGAACTCGCTGTAATAATATTATGTTTATTATAAATGGACTGACCCGATAAAAGAGCAGTCCGCACCTTTGGGGCAATGTGACGATGTCGTTATGTCTGGCTGCGGATTCTCGGACGCTTGATCATCCCCGAAGGCCGAACGCGCGCCGATGAAGGCTGCGAAGAAAATCAGAGCAAACGATCTGCGTACAAACGACGACATTTTCGCAAGTAACGGAATGTGAAGTGGTGTCTGCGCGGCGCGTGTCGGCTATTGCCCTATGGATAAACCCGATGCGGCAACATCTGCGTTTGCAGTGTTGCATGAATTGTTCGCAACAATACTCTGATGCAGGCGATGCATCCAGTTTGCCGAGAACCTGTCTTTGCGTGCTTGATTCGGGGTCGATGTTGTAGCGGGCTCACGGCAGACACGGCATCGGTCGGCGGAATGCGCATATTCCACACAAACGCACACGTGTGGAACATTTCCGATATTTGTCGCGCATCATGATCAAGTGGCTTCGTCAAGGCTAAGCCACGGCTTTGGGCTGAGCGTGGCAACAGCACCTGGCCACGTTATCACCGTCGGAACGTATTGCGCACCTGTAGGCAACCACCGCCGAAATTTCTCGTAGCATGTGCGTATCTGCTTAATCAACGGCGCATGTCTGTGCGGGATTCTCGCAGCCAATGTGACGGATTTCACGCGGAAGCCAGTGTTATCACCATCCACCGCCTTTTCACCGACTAGTACATAAGACATAATCGCACGACGCTGTGCTCTGTAGTCGCCTCGCACTCGTCGCCCCTCGACTCTGCCGTGATAGACAACGCAACATCGTCGACTCCCTCCCTGATGACGAATGAGACACAACCGGGCACAGGGATATGACGCACTCCTTCATTAACATGCTCCCTAACCAACTCGCATGGGTTGTTGGAGGGGTTATTCACCCTGAGATCGTGATAGACATGAGACGTGCAGTAAAAGGGCTTTACGATGCATGGGAGGCATCAAACACAAATGCCGAGCATCCGGACGTATTAAGAACCTGAAGGCAGACACCACTCAGAGCATATCTAAACCAGGAAATATTAAATCGATGTGACATTTTTGCCGATCGACCTCATACATATGGATCGTTTACGTGAATTAATGCAAAAAAGATGACATCGACGGCGCGGAGTGAAAGTTAGCCGGCTGCTCGAGCGTGCAATGTCAAAGCACACTGCTCACAACTACCCATACGACACACCTATTCAAATCTAATTGCACAGCCGACGTGTTTGTACGCTTCATACCTAAAACCCGTAGTTTACGGGACCACCTTCACGATCACCTCCTTGAAGCAAACCATCTTGGGGCCACCGAAGGGATTTCCATATGCGAAATCTACGTAGTATTTGCCTTCCATGGCGTCTGGGTAGATAATGATGGTTCCTTTAGAGTATTCCGGGCCTTCTGGAGGTGGGATCATGAACTCGGGATCGATGTCATCTTTATCACATCCTCGGAACATTACGTCCTCCGGAGTCCTCCTGACATTACGCGATATAAATGCTTGTGCCCGTATCCCGTGCGCACGCTGCCCCGTCAACGTGATCCTCTTCATGAATTGCTTAGTCAAAATTTTTCTGTAGTAATTTTGATGATGCCCTTTAACCTCCTTGTGTTCTTCCTCGTTCAAAACACCAATGCTCATCCACTCGTTACCCGTGGCCCTTTCGCTGTCTGCAGTAATGGCGTAATATCTAGGCTCATTGAGGTTGCTCTTGTGCACCGTGATCACCAGCGGCTTACGATCCAGACCGTCGAATGTTCCGAGATGAAGGTGGCGCCTTTCATATTTACTGCACAGCAATATAAATACCATAGAAGCTGACTGACTTGACAAGGTCGCATTTTGAACCATCAGGGCAACGTGTCGCTGTCTTCATGCACGGGTGATCATTGTAGGATGGTTCATCATCCCCGAAGGCCGAACGCGCGCCGATGAAGGCTGCGAAGAAAATCAGAGCAAACGATCTGCGTACAAACGACGACATTTTCGCAAGTAACGGAATGTGAAGTGGTGTCTGCGCGGCGCGTGTCGGCTATTGCCCTATAGATAAACCCGATGCGGCAACACCTGCATTTGCAGTGTTGCATGAATTGTTCGCAACAATACTCTGATGCAGGCGATGCATCCAGTTTGCCGAGAACCTGTCTTTGCGTGCTTGATTCAGGGTCGATGTTGTAGCGGGCTCACGGCAGACACGGCATCGGTCGGCGGAATGCGCATATTCCACACAAACGCACACGTGTGGAACATTTCCGATATTTGTCGCGCATCATGATCAAGTGGCTTCGTCAAGGCTAAGCCACGGCTTTGGGCTGAGCGTGGCAACAGCACCTGGCCACGTTATCACCGTCGGAACGTATTGCGCACCTGTAGGCAACCACCGCCGAAATTTCTCGTAGCATGTGCGTATCTGCTTAATCAACGGCGCATGTCTGTGCGGGATTCTCGCAGCCAATGTGACGGATTTCGCGCGGATGCGAGTGTTATCACCATCCACCGCCTTTTCACCGACTAGTACATAAGACATAGTCGCACGACGCGTTGAGCCATTTTTGGTTTGTATGTTTAAGTAGTGCTTCTCAGATGTATGCCTCGGCCTGACCCTTGTCTTGATCACCATACAAGTCTTCCGCACTAACTCAGTTCACCATTGCGATTTACACATAGGCCCTATAGGAGTCCTGGCGATCATGAAGCGCACTCTAGACGAAGGCAACTCCGCGGCCAATATTAACCAAATGTCGTACGTTGGCATACGTCGCAACCATCATTACCCAGGCAATCCCAAAAACCAGAGACGCAGGCCGTGCTGCCATACATCCATGAGTTCGACGAAGGTAACAGCGAAACACACGACTAGTAGTCAAATTATGCAGTGCAGAAGCAGCTACTCGACATGCTCGAAGAAGACGACGACTGACTTGCCACTGCAATTAACACGTATTGACTTCAGCCTTGGTCGGCATTTAGTAGAGCTGAGTGCAGTTTTCCATTTCTGTGCGCGGTGCTGCCTCCGAAGCACGCGGCGTAATCCAAAACGGCACTCCGAGCGGCGATGACCGGTGCATCTACGGTAGAAGCGGCACGCTGACCACCGGCCTGGTGGACACAATGCGCAATACGCTGCATGTGTTTGCCAATACGTCGCTGGAGCATTGATGCGTCGTCCAGCACTACCAAGTGACGGTCCGCGAGTGACAGCGCAAGCTCCAGTCTCTGGGCAGTGCTGTGGCGCAATTTAGTCGTACAACATGTGCGGTTCAACACAGATGCCCCTCTTATAGTTACCGACGCGTCTTCTCGATGCCGCTTGATGCACATCGCCACATGCGCAGCATCTCCATCCGATAcgctggccgtggcggtggCGCACAGCATGTTAAGCAATGGTGTTATATCTAGCACGGTATGACGACTAGCGAGCAGATAGGAGATGCGCTGCAGGGCCATCTCGTCCAGTGATTCACACCTTAGCGACAGGCAATCCACACACTGCCGAAGGTTCATGCTCGCACAACGGCCGCAGACATCGCCGGTAACACACAAATCCAGAACGCCTCCTAGCGCCACgtggctgcgcagcactgATAACAGCTGGTCGTGGTTCAAGTTGCGGACGACCACTGGCAATACCCTGGCCAATGCAGGCACCAACAACGCCAGTACGACGCTGTGCTCTGTAGTCGCCTCGCACTTGTCGACCCTCGACTCTGTCGTGATAGACAACGCAGCACCATCGACTCTCTCCCTGATGACGAATGAGACACAACCGGGCACAGGGATATGACGCACTCCTTCATTAACATGCTCCCTAACCAACTCGCATAGGCAGGCGATGTCATGTGGTTGCCATTCAACCGTATT
This sequence is a window from Babesia bigemina genome assembly Bbig001, chromosome : I. Protein-coding genes within it:
- a CDS encoding nucleosome assembly protein, putative, translating into MKRTLDEGNSAANINQMSQSQKPETQAVLPYIHEFDEVQKQLLDIDEECANRQIEIQREYDRKKQPHFKRRQACVIYDLFNGVQEIINKIPGFWARAILHHPALSYLTTADMPVLELLEKVELDDNIDNNGSYKVTLTFGEGAREYMEPLVLTKHVRFSDNKEDVVECTEIHWRPGMNPIDVAIKARSDERCIDWSLFEWFTKDEWINRPDFGEILRRELWHAPLAYYLDTVSVDFVDDEYDMLEEDDD